Proteins from one Terriglobia bacterium genomic window:
- the pdxS gene encoding pyridoxal 5'-phosphate synthase lyase subunit PdxS: MAEKNTGTWAVKAGLAQMLKGGVIMDVTCAEQAKIAEDAGACAVMALERVPADIRREGGVARMADPSRIIEIMNAVSIPVMAKARIGHFVEAQVLEALGIDYIDESEVLTPADEENHIDKHPFKVPFVCGCRNLGEALRRIAEGAAMIRTKGEAGTGDIVEAVRHARAVLGEIRRIQNLRPDEWMRAAKEMGAPYELVRQTAELGRLPVVNFAAGGIATPADAGLMMQLGVDGVFVGSGIFKSSDPAKRAKAIVEATTHYADPEVIAKVSCGLGDAMPGRAARDIPEREQLAVRGW; this comes from the coding sequence ATGGCAGAGAAAAACACTGGAACCTGGGCAGTCAAGGCAGGTCTCGCCCAGATGCTCAAGGGTGGAGTCATCATGGATGTGACGTGCGCGGAACAGGCAAAGATCGCGGAGGATGCCGGCGCGTGCGCCGTGATGGCGCTCGAGCGCGTGCCCGCAGATATCCGCCGCGAGGGGGGTGTGGCGCGCATGGCGGATCCCTCCAGAATCATCGAGATCATGAACGCGGTATCGATTCCGGTGATGGCCAAGGCGCGCATCGGTCATTTCGTCGAAGCACAAGTGCTCGAAGCCCTCGGGATCGATTACATCGACGAAAGCGAGGTGCTCACGCCTGCCGACGAAGAGAACCACATCGACAAGCACCCGTTCAAGGTGCCGTTCGTGTGCGGATGCCGCAACCTCGGTGAGGCGCTCCGGCGCATTGCTGAGGGCGCGGCAATGATTCGCACCAAAGGGGAAGCCGGCACCGGTGATATCGTCGAGGCGGTGCGTCATGCGCGCGCCGTGCTGGGAGAGATTCGCCGCATTCAAAATCTGCGCCCCGATGAATGGATGCGTGCTGCAAAAGAGATGGGGGCACCCTATGAGTTGGTGAGGCAGACGGCGGAACTCGGCCGTCTGCCGGTAGTGAACTTTGCGGCCGGAGGCATCGCTACTCCCGCCGATGCTGGGTTGATGATGCAGCTCGGGGTTGACGGCGTGTTCGTCGGATCGGGAATCTTCAAGTCCAGCGATCCGGCAAAGCGCGCAAAGGCGATCGTGGAAGCGACCACGCACTATGCGGATCCTGAGGTCATCGCCAAAGTGTCCTGCGGTCTGGGTGACGCCATGCCCGGTCGTGCTGCGCGCGACATTCCAGAAAGGGAGCAACTTGCCGTGCGGGGATGGTAG
- a CDS encoding PLP-dependent aminotransferase family protein has translation MVLLKIDRQAASPVFMQITNQLRQLIENGALKVGARLPATRSLAQALGVNRTTVCEAYQQLWALGYLESRSGSYTRMRSRGRIVQPRERSKSGAIRWSQATPRAREKFFKQMRGFAAMANAVGSPGEINLSRLDMDSRLFPLEEFRRSLQRVFAAQGASLLNYGEAQGYLPLREYIAERSRIHGLSADASEVLITNGSQQAIDLVSRLLAPGGETVVIESPTYANVIQILQYHQCRIIGIPMRPDGMDLGCLRKALDHRRPMFVYTMPNFQNPTGVTTSQIHREQLLAICDRHRVPLVEDGFEEEMKYFGKVSLPIKSMDQNQVVIYLGTFSKVLFPGARVGWIIADRECIHRLLAIKRMSDLTTAPLLQAALCDFCRRELFDLHVRRMHRIFRKRLQVALAALNTHLPAKDVSWTEPAGAFLIWVKFKNARIAASRFYRLCAEERVRVSPGAFYFPKAEGNASFRVSISNLDEAEIQEGICRLGRAIKRALS, from the coding sequence ATGGTGCTCCTGAAAATCGATCGGCAGGCTGCGAGTCCGGTCTTCATGCAGATCACAAACCAACTCAGGCAGCTGATTGAAAACGGTGCCCTGAAAGTCGGGGCCAGGCTTCCGGCCACCCGAAGCCTGGCGCAGGCACTGGGTGTGAATCGGACCACCGTGTGCGAGGCGTACCAGCAACTGTGGGCGCTCGGCTATCTCGAAAGCCGGTCCGGTTCCTACACCCGGATGCGCTCGCGCGGTCGCATCGTTCAGCCCCGCGAGCGCTCCAAGTCAGGCGCCATTCGCTGGTCGCAGGCGACACCCCGGGCCCGCGAGAAGTTCTTTAAGCAGATGCGGGGGTTTGCCGCCATGGCCAATGCCGTCGGGTCGCCGGGCGAGATCAATTTGAGCCGCCTCGACATGGACAGCCGGCTTTTCCCCCTCGAGGAGTTTCGCCGCAGTCTACAACGTGTGTTTGCCGCACAAGGGGCATCCCTGCTGAATTATGGCGAAGCCCAGGGGTACCTTCCCTTGAGGGAATACATCGCGGAGCGCAGCCGGATCCACGGGCTTTCTGCCGACGCTTCCGAGGTTCTGATCACCAACGGCTCGCAGCAGGCGATCGATCTGGTATCCCGCCTGCTGGCCCCGGGAGGAGAAACGGTGGTCATCGAATCACCTACCTACGCCAACGTCATTCAGATCCTCCAGTACCACCAATGCCGAATCATTGGCATCCCGATGAGGCCGGATGGAATGGATCTGGGCTGTCTGCGCAAGGCCCTGGATCACCGGCGACCCATGTTTGTTTACACCATGCCCAACTTCCAGAATCCGACCGGCGTAACCACGAGCCAGATCCATCGCGAGCAGCTGCTCGCCATTTGCGACCGGCATCGGGTGCCTCTCGTCGAGGATGGTTTCGAGGAAGAGATGAAATATTTCGGCAAGGTCTCTCTCCCGATCAAGTCGATGGATCAAAACCAGGTGGTGATCTATCTGGGGACGTTTTCGAAGGTGCTGTTCCCGGGCGCGCGTGTCGGCTGGATCATTGCCGACCGGGAATGCATACATCGGCTGTTGGCAATCAAGCGCATGAGCGACCTCACGACGGCCCCGCTCCTGCAGGCTGCGCTTTGCGATTTTTGCCGCCGCGAGCTGTTCGACCTGCACGTACGCCGCATGCACCGCATATTCCGTAAGCGTCTTCAGGTGGCACTGGCGGCGCTCAACACGCATCTGCCCGCGAAGGATGTCAGCTGGACGGAGCCTGCCGGAGCTTTTCTAATATGGGTCAAATTCAAGAATGCGAGAATTGCAGCAAGCCGGTTTTATCGGCTCTGCGCGGAGGAGCGCGTGCGCGTGTCACCCGGCGCCTTCTATTTCCCCAAGGCGGAGGGCAACGCATCGTTCCGTGTCTCGATTTCAAATCTCGACGAGGCGGAGATCCAGGAGGGTATCTGCCGTCTGGGCCGTGCGATAAAGAGGGCACTGTCCTGA
- a CDS encoding zinc ribbon domain-containing protein — MMPNKKRILRKMALIGMVVFAVSGLSLWITEYMHRKGETEYERAWTEKREEKIRKYRAYLQETAKKVVKLPADPNIVGQAQARYFEEYPNIRLYLWAMDTGGQFQFGVPREAFARLNRAYDTYQKLIEQEGRFTDRQDFIRRLVQDQRNMNFEHYEAKMAGQEGSERVAQAEDRGPYEHDGLVFSTPFQNERGEMLGNLYLKVSGIDDGRGYFQNEYQGPQDFSGGLLGASVLFLWFLLPTWVYLDAKGRGVDSPVRWSVLTLVSLVFGLAIYLILRPEEGTKGVCQNCGRTTGGEKFCPFCGSPATSDFCPRCGYPARAEWTYCPNCQTAIQKAPEPAPAATQEPAIQPESQA, encoded by the coding sequence ATGATGCCAAACAAAAAACGTATCCTTCGGAAAATGGCTTTGATCGGCATGGTGGTGTTCGCCGTCTCAGGGTTGAGCCTCTGGATCACCGAGTACATGCACCGGAAGGGCGAAACCGAATACGAGAGAGCCTGGACCGAGAAGAGGGAGGAGAAGATCCGTAAATACCGGGCCTACCTGCAGGAGACGGCAAAAAAGGTCGTCAAACTCCCTGCAGATCCCAACATTGTGGGGCAGGCACAGGCACGCTATTTCGAAGAATATCCCAACATCCGCCTGTACCTCTGGGCGATGGACACCGGCGGTCAATTCCAGTTCGGAGTCCCTCGGGAAGCATTTGCCCGCTTGAACCGTGCCTACGACACCTATCAGAAACTCATAGAACAGGAGGGCCGGTTTACCGATCGTCAGGACTTTATCCGCAGGCTGGTGCAGGATCAGAGGAACATGAATTTTGAACACTACGAGGCAAAAATGGCGGGGCAGGAGGGTTCCGAAAGGGTAGCTCAGGCGGAAGATCGTGGCCCCTATGAACACGACGGATTGGTTTTCTCCACCCCTTTTCAGAACGAACGGGGAGAAATGCTCGGCAATCTCTACTTGAAGGTATCCGGCATCGATGATGGCCGGGGCTACTTCCAGAATGAGTATCAGGGCCCCCAGGATTTTTCAGGCGGCCTGTTGGGCGCTTCGGTGCTGTTTCTCTGGTTCCTTCTCCCCACCTGGGTCTATCTCGATGCTAAAGGCAGAGGAGTTGACTCGCCGGTGCGGTGGTCTGTCCTCACTCTCGTGTCGCTCGTATTCGGCCTGGCCATCTATCTGATCCTGCGCCCGGAAGAAGGAACCAAGGGAGTGTGTCAAAACTGCGGCAGAACCACGGGCGGCGAAAAATTCTGTCCCTTCTGCGGATCGCCCGCGACCAGCGATTTTTGCCCCAGGTGCGGTTATCCGGCCCGTGCGGAATGGACCTACTGCCCGAATTGCCAGACCGCGATCCAGAAGGCTCCGGAACCAGCACCTGCCGCGACCCAGGAACCGGCCATTCAGCCGGAGTCGCAGGCATAA
- a CDS encoding sigma-70 family RNA polymerase sigma factor, producing the protein MDIDALGDEVLMRRVCARDVDAFRVLYGRYELRVFNFVFRCVGERALAEDLLQETFWRVWQAAHTFDPARGGFRSWLYRVALNATRSEMGLKRYSCESREGEMAEKTVLLMERGPRDDPETRFERGETAALVATALAGLSPALREVVALRCMEGMKFSEIAAVTGAPAGTLKTRFHRAVAELRRRLAPGEQ; encoded by the coding sequence ATGGATATCGACGCCCTGGGGGACGAAGTTTTGATGAGGCGGGTGTGCGCGCGGGATGTCGACGCCTTCCGTGTTCTCTACGGCCGCTACGAGCTGCGTGTCTTCAACTTCGTTTTCCGCTGCGTCGGCGAGCGCGCCCTCGCCGAGGACCTGCTCCAGGAGACTTTCTGGAGGGTATGGCAGGCAGCTCACACTTTCGATCCCGCACGCGGCGGATTCCGATCGTGGCTCTACCGGGTGGCGCTTAATGCCACCCGGAGCGAAATGGGGCTGAAGCGTTACTCATGCGAATCCCGGGAAGGCGAGATGGCTGAAAAGACGGTCCTGTTGATGGAGAGGGGTCCCCGGGATGATCCGGAAACCCGATTCGAGCGCGGGGAGACGGCAGCCCTCGTTGCCACGGCACTGGCTGGTCTTTCCCCGGCGCTGCGCGAGGTGGTCGCGCTCCGCTGTATGGAAGGGATGAAGTTCAGCGAAATCGCAGCCGTCACCGGAGCGCCCGCGGGGACACTCAAGACGCGCTTTCACCGTGCAGTCGCCGAATTGCGACGCCGGCTTGCACCAGGAGAGCAATAG